The Neomonachus schauinslandi chromosome Y, ASM220157v2, whole genome shotgun sequence genome has a window encoding:
- the LOC110582161 gene encoding oral-facial-digital syndrome 1 protein, producing the protein MPKAEHAIAFEHEFESHKQALQKQLQSEIEHSAQLKAQILDYSNSVKRLTLQVADLKLQLKQTQTALEDEVHHNAKQSLIDCSISGLLSGKMVVPRNGDISRDFLKNPLDQEGLMAVIPRIINYPNASTESSSPDSDLEFVANTKARVKELEQEAERLEKAFRNYHRRLSQLPAKSPLAANSLPPLYLLGTLKSITSSSPQRRTCAEGRVVSEQPLVGTPEEDKSSASRPRRSTASRCLSSPPIPKAKRSLDGEMYLEGLDRSHAAGPSPCPDRTPRPSPAESRHSPSLHPLPSSPEQASLYQRQMELQEKSEFSNPGKLPFKDNEEFESSFEFAGSAARPFEADGLHPAGDMPHVDAAAAARPMSCHYPSVDQKQMGEQKEEEKIWEEHMKDRRQREERRQNERREALERERRELEKLDQERRMIEESLKIEMEKELEMSVEETKGKSVCGENPLEKYMKIIQRDQDQETADKSSKVGREASEVDTVPLSDKDESFTGFSHEETDDFW; encoded by the exons ATGCCG AAAGCCGAACATGCCATCGCATTTGAGCATGAGTTCGAAAGCCACAAGCAGGCTCTGCAAAAACAGCTGCAAAGTGAA ATTGAACATTCTGCACAGCTGAAGGCCCAGATCCTTGATTACAGTAACTCCGTAAAGAGGTTAACTCTACAGGTTGCCGATTTGAAATTGCAACTGAAACAAACCCAGACAg CACTCGAGGATGAAGTGCACCACAATGCGAAGCAGTCTCTGATCGATTGTTCCATCAGTGGCCTACTGAGTGGCAAGATGGTGGTGCCTCGTAATGGGGATATAAGCAGGGATTTCTTGAAAAATCCTCTCGACCAGGAAGGGCTGATGGCGGTTATACCAAGGATCATAAATTATCCAAATGCGAGCACGGAGAGTAGTTCCCCTGATTCTGACCTTGAATTTGTAGCCAATACCAAGGCAAGGGTGAAAGAGCTAGAGCAAGAGGCCGAACGTTTGGAGAAAGCTTTCCGAAATTACCATCGAAGACTTAGTCAGCTCCCCGCTAAAAGCCCTTTAGCAGCCAACAGCCTGCCACCCCTCTACTTGCTAGGGACACTCAAAAGCATCACTTCGAGTTCACCCCAAAGACGCACTTGTGCCGAGGGCAGAGTTGTCTCTGAGCAGCCTCTGGTGGGCACCCCCGAGGAGGACAAGAGCAGCGCCTCGCGGCCACGCAGGAGCACCGCCTCCAgatgcctctcctcccctcccattcCCAAAGCAAAAAGGAGCCTCGACGGTGAAATGTATCTGGAAG GTCTGGACCGATCCCACGCTGCTGGCCCCAGTCCTTGTCCCGACAGAACACCCCGGCCCTCACCTGCTGAGTCCAGGCACAGCCCTTCCCTCCACCCGCTGCCCAGCTCTCCAGAGCAGGCCAG tCTTTATCAAAGACAAATGGAACTTCAGGaaaaaagtgaattttcaaaTCCAGGCAAGCTACCTTTTAAGGACAATGAGGAATTTGAATCATCTTTTGAAT TTGCAGGGAGCGCAGCGAGGCCGTTTGAAGCGGACGGCCTCCATCCTGCCGGCGACATGCCTCATGTGGATGCTGCTGCGGCTGCCAGACCTATGTCCTGTCACTACCCGA GCGTAGATCAGAAACAAATGggagaacagaaggaagaagaaaaaatatgggaAGAGCACATGAAAGAccgcaggcagagagaagaaagaaggcagaatGAGCGGCGAGAGGCTTTAGAAAGGGAACGAAGAGAACTAGAAAAATTGGATCAAGAGCGG AGGATGATTGAAGAATCATTGAAgattgaaatggaaaaagaattagaaatgagTGTTGAAGAAACGAAAGGCAAATCTGTTTGTGGTGAAAATCCTTTagagaaatacatgaaaattattcAGCGGGATCAAGACCAGGAGACGGCAGATAAG AGTTCAAAGGTTGGCAGAGAAGCCTCAGAAGTGGACACAGTGCCATTGAGTGACAAAGACGAAAG TTTCACGGGCTTTTCTCATGAAGAAACAGATGACTTTTGGTAA